A genomic segment from Tuwongella immobilis encodes:
- a CDS encoding metal ABC transporter permease, with protein sequence MLTLTMAWIVLTAILAAVACSLVGCFLVLRRLSLMGDAIAHAVLPGIAIAYWLTGSRGGMSVMLGAMAMGVLTTFTTLMLQRTGRVNEDAGLGVVFTSFFALGVLLITRIADQIDLDPGCVLYGELELVTLEMIPVLGIPMPRAFLVLAIATLVVLVALMLLGKELTLAAFDPAYATAIGFSAGMLHYFLMTLVAGVTVAAFETVGSILVVAMLVVPATTAQLVAKRMRTMLLAAAGFGTLAAILGVTAAYWLDTNAAGSIATASGVIFAGVLGITRIPGRGIRHIVNPSDKSAAG encoded by the coding sequence ATGTTAACGCTCACCATGGCCTGGATTGTTCTGACGGCCATTCTGGCCGCGGTCGCCTGCTCGCTGGTGGGCTGCTTCCTGGTGTTGCGTCGGCTGAGTCTCATGGGCGACGCCATCGCCCATGCCGTTCTGCCCGGAATCGCCATCGCCTACTGGCTCACTGGTTCGCGTGGCGGAATGTCGGTCATGCTCGGCGCCATGGCCATGGGCGTGCTCACCACCTTCACCACACTCATGCTCCAGCGCACCGGCCGCGTGAACGAAGATGCCGGGCTGGGGGTGGTGTTCACCAGCTTTTTCGCGCTGGGGGTACTGCTGATTACCCGGATTGCGGATCAGATCGATCTCGACCCTGGATGTGTGCTGTATGGCGAACTCGAACTGGTGACGTTGGAGATGATTCCGGTATTGGGAATCCCGATGCCGCGTGCGTTCCTGGTGCTGGCGATTGCCACGCTGGTGGTGCTGGTCGCGCTGATGCTGCTGGGCAAAGAACTCACCCTGGCGGCGTTTGATCCGGCATATGCGACCGCCATTGGATTCTCGGCGGGAATGCTCCACTATTTTCTGATGACGTTGGTGGCAGGTGTCACCGTGGCCGCATTTGAAACCGTCGGCTCGATTCTGGTGGTGGCCATGCTCGTGGTACCCGCGACGACTGCCCAGTTGGTCGCCAAACGGATGCGGACGATGCTGCTGGCAGCGGCGGGATTTGGCACCTTGGCGGCGATTCTCGGTGTAACTGCCGCCTATTGGCTCGACACCAATGCGGCGGGGTCGATCGCAACTGCCAGCGGAGTCATCTTCGCTGGCGTGCTGGGGATCACGCGGATTCCGGGGCGAGGAATCCGCCACATCGTCAATCCATCCGACAAGTCGGCTGCTGGTTAA
- the ilvD gene encoding dihydroxy-acid dehydratase — protein sequence MTTPSPRTSLTTTDGPSRAPNRAMLRGVGFVDEDFSRPIVGVASLFSDITPCNSHLDRLARKACEGIRTGGGVPQIFGAPTASDGILMGHQGMRYSLVSREVIADSLEVVAGGMNHDGLLALGGCDKNMPGCLMAMARLNIPSIFVYGGSIMPGIGPDGEAVDIVSIFEAVGKYQAGSIDAKKLHKIECESCPGAGSCGGMYTANTMSSAIEAMGMSLPYDASYPAVTAAKERESLIAGQALVNLIAKNIRPRDIITRKSLENAYTLVLALGGSTNAVLHLMAIAREAEVEWTLADFDRLGAKVPHLADLKPGGQYVMFDLYKVGGTPAVLKALLDKGLLHGDCITCTGRTLAENLANVPSVYSRPQSVVLPFEKPMHDTGHIVILHGNLAPEGSVAKVAGLKTLSITGPAKVFDGEEACAAAIQARKIVPGDVVVIRGEGPVGGPGMREMLSITGALIGQGLGDQVGLITDGRFSGGSHGLVVGHVAPEAWVGGPIALLKDGDIVTIDAEKKVLSVALDDAELARRKAEWVKPPVRVARGVLAKYARCVTSASEGAITS from the coding sequence ATGACCACTCCCTCCCCACGCACCAGTTTGACCACCACTGACGGCCCCAGCCGCGCACCGAATCGAGCGATGCTTCGCGGAGTCGGATTTGTCGACGAAGATTTCTCGCGTCCGATTGTTGGGGTGGCGTCGTTGTTTAGCGACATCACGCCGTGCAATAGCCACCTGGATCGCCTGGCGCGAAAAGCCTGCGAAGGGATTCGAACCGGGGGTGGGGTGCCGCAAATCTTCGGTGCCCCGACTGCATCGGACGGCATTCTGATGGGCCACCAAGGGATGCGCTACTCGCTGGTGAGCCGCGAAGTGATCGCCGACTCGCTGGAAGTCGTGGCCGGTGGGATGAATCACGATGGCCTGCTGGCATTGGGCGGCTGCGACAAGAACATGCCCGGCTGTTTGATGGCGATGGCCCGTCTGAACATCCCGAGCATCTTCGTCTACGGTGGTTCGATCATGCCGGGCATCGGCCCGGACGGCGAAGCAGTGGACATCGTCTCCATCTTCGAGGCGGTGGGCAAATATCAAGCTGGCAGCATCGACGCCAAGAAACTCCATAAAATCGAATGCGAATCGTGCCCCGGTGCGGGTTCCTGCGGCGGGATGTACACGGCCAACACCATGTCGTCGGCCATTGAAGCCATGGGCATGTCGCTGCCGTATGATGCAAGCTACCCGGCGGTGACGGCGGCGAAGGAACGCGAATCGCTGATCGCCGGTCAAGCGCTGGTCAATCTGATCGCCAAGAACATTCGCCCACGCGATATCATTACGCGCAAGTCGCTGGAAAATGCCTACACACTCGTGCTGGCGTTGGGCGGCTCAACGAACGCGGTGCTGCACCTGATGGCGATTGCCCGCGAAGCCGAAGTGGAATGGACACTCGCCGACTTCGACCGACTCGGAGCCAAGGTTCCGCACCTGGCGGACCTCAAGCCGGGCGGGCAGTATGTGATGTTCGATCTGTACAAAGTCGGCGGCACCCCAGCTGTGCTGAAAGCCTTGCTGGACAAGGGGTTGCTGCACGGCGACTGCATCACCTGCACGGGCCGCACGCTGGCGGAAAATCTCGCCAATGTGCCCAGCGTGTACAGCCGTCCGCAATCGGTCGTGCTGCCGTTCGAAAAACCGATGCACGACACCGGCCACATCGTCATTCTGCACGGGAATCTCGCGCCGGAAGGTTCGGTCGCCAAGGTCGCCGGGCTGAAGACGCTCAGCATCACCGGCCCGGCCAAGGTCTTTGATGGCGAAGAAGCCTGCGCTGCGGCGATTCAAGCTCGCAAGATCGTCCCCGGCGATGTCGTCGTGATTCGCGGCGAAGGCCCGGTCGGTGGCCCCGGCATGCGAGAAATGCTGTCGATTACCGGCGCGCTCATCGGTCAAGGACTCGGCGATCAGGTCGGACTCATCACCGATGGTCGCTTCTCGGGCGGGTCGCACGGGTTGGTGGTCGGTCACGTCGCGCCGGAAGCCTGGGTCGGCGGGCCAATTGCGCTGCTCAAAGACGGCGACATTGTCACCATCGATGCCGAGAAGAAAGTGCTCAGCGTGGCGTTGGATGATGCGGAACTTGCTCGCCGCAAAGCGGAATGGGTCAAGCCGCCGGTGCGAGTGGCTCGCGGTGTGCTGGCCAAGTACGCTCGCTGCGTGACTTCCGCCAGCGAAGGCGCGATCACCAGTTGA
- a CDS encoding Flp family type IVb pilin, which produces MRQLTKKFVSFIKQEDGPTAVEYAVMLALIIVVCIAAVTFIGKQAKTAFIKAGSAIQAGNTDAGT; this is translated from the coding sequence ATGCGTCAGTTGACCAAGAAGTTCGTTTCGTTCATCAAGCAAGAAGATGGCCCGACCGCGGTTGAATACGCGGTTATGCTGGCTCTGATCATCGTGGTGTGCATCGCCGCCGTGACGTTCATCGGCAAGCAAGCCAAGACCGCCTTCATCAAGGCTGGCTCGGCCATCCAAGCCGGTAACACCGACGCCGGCACCTGA